One window of Vigna radiata var. radiata cultivar VC1973A unplaced genomic scaffold, Vradiata_ver6 scaffold_544, whole genome shotgun sequence genomic DNA carries:
- the LOC111240953 gene encoding protein IQ-DOMAIN 1-like, protein MQTLSRLQSQIRARKVRMFEENQTLNRQLLQKREKELDKLQANQIGEKWDDSSKSKEQVEAQVLNRQIAAMRRQKALAYASTHQVRRYCLLDFNGTSETSF, encoded by the exons ATGCAAACTCTTTCACGGTTGCAGTCTCAAATTCGTGCAAGGAAGGTCAGAATGTTTGAGGAGAATCAGACTCTTAACCGGCAACTGCTGCAGAAACGTGAAAAGGAATTGGACAAGTTGCAAGCTAAC CAAATTGGAGAAAAATGGGACGATAGCTCAAAATCAAAGGAGCAAGTTGAGGCACAGGTGTTGAACAGGCAGATAGCAGCTATGAGAAGACAGAAGGCCTTGGCATATGCATCAACACATCAGGTAAGGAGATATTGCCTTCTAGATTTTAATGGAACAAGTGAAACGAGTTTTTGA